From a region of the Tateyamaria omphalii genome:
- a CDS encoding DNA polymerase III subunit chi, which yields MGAAYFYHLTRRPLEDTLTMLLGKALQAGWRVAVRGPDAGRLGWLDEKLWLGADEGFLPHGMAGGPHDADQPVLLTTGPAANNATCVMTIDGAEVTAEEVAALDRVCVLFDGNDPDALNVARAQWKALKDAGASAQYWSEESGRWEKKAET from the coding sequence ATGGGCGCTGCCTATTTCTACCACCTGACGCGTCGCCCGCTTGAGGACACGCTGACCATGCTGTTGGGCAAGGCGCTGCAAGCGGGTTGGCGTGTGGCGGTGCGTGGCCCCGATGCGGGTCGTCTGGGCTGGCTGGATGAGAAGCTGTGGCTTGGAGCGGACGAGGGGTTCTTGCCCCACGGCATGGCGGGTGGTCCGCATGATGCGGACCAGCCTGTTTTGCTGACGACAGGGCCTGCGGCCAACAATGCCACCTGCGTGATGACCATCGACGGGGCTGAGGTCACGGCGGAGGAGGTGGCGGCGCTTGACCGCGTCTGCGTGCTGTTTGACGGCAATGACCCGGACGCTTTGAACGTCGCGCGGGCGCAGTGGAAGGCGCTGAAGGATGCGGGTGCCTCGGCGCAATACTGGTCCGAGGAAAGCGGGCGCTGGGAGAAGAAGGCCGAGACCTAG
- a CDS encoding retropepsin-like aspartic protease family protein, with protein MSGDSIAQLIYLGTFALVLGGGFLLSTKLRLSQTLQMAAIWALIFIGAIGVVGLWGDIQDDLLANQTRFDDSGTITIPRSFDGHYYLTLDINGQPTDFIVDTGATDIVLNRADAEAAGLDPANLTFLGRAATANGEVRTAPVRLDTVAIGPHEDTNVPAVVNNGELGQSLLGMGYLQRWGRIEIAGGEMTLSR; from the coding sequence ATGAGCGGCGACAGCATTGCACAACTGATCTATCTGGGCACCTTTGCCCTGGTCCTCGGGGGCGGGTTTCTCCTGTCCACCAAGCTCAGGCTCAGCCAGACATTGCAGATGGCAGCCATCTGGGCGCTGATCTTCATCGGGGCCATCGGCGTCGTGGGGCTCTGGGGCGACATTCAGGACGATCTGCTGGCAAACCAGACCCGCTTTGACGACAGCGGCACCATCACCATCCCGCGCAGCTTTGACGGCCATTATTACCTGACGCTCGATATCAACGGGCAGCCCACCGATTTCATCGTGGACACGGGTGCGACAGACATCGTGCTGAACCGCGCCGATGCCGAAGCCGCTGGGCTGGACCCGGCCAACCTGACCTTCCTGGGCCGCGCCGCGACGGCGAACGGCGAGGTGCGCACCGCGCCCGTCCGTCTCGACACGGTCGCCATCGGCCCACACGAGGACACCAACGTGCCCGCCGTCGTGAACAACGGCGAGTTGGGCCAGTCCCTGCTGGGTATGGGCTATCTGCAACGCTGGGGCCGGATCGAAATCGCGGGCGGAGAGATGACACTCAGCCGCTAG
- a CDS encoding MarC family protein has protein sequence MIDTAFLITAFVTMFVVIDPIGLAPLFVALTQGVPERQRRAIALRACAIGMMILIVFALFGEAVLGFIGISMPAFRVAGGVLLFLTALDMLFERRTKRREDRSEDTDQDDPSVFPLAIPLIAGPGAIASVILLTGQKPGVEGLALVLAITALVLGVCLILFLASSLLERALGKTGITVVTRLLGMLLAALSVQFVLDGLRNFGLMPG, from the coding sequence ATGATCGACACCGCCTTCCTCATCACCGCCTTCGTGACCATGTTCGTGGTGATCGACCCCATTGGCCTCGCCCCCCTGTTCGTGGCTCTGACCCAAGGCGTACCCGAACGCCAGCGTCGGGCCATCGCGCTGCGGGCCTGCGCCATCGGCATGATGATCCTCATCGTCTTTGCACTCTTTGGCGAAGCGGTGCTGGGCTTCATCGGCATCTCCATGCCCGCCTTCCGCGTCGCAGGTGGTGTGCTCTTGTTCCTGACGGCGCTCGACATGCTCTTCGAGCGGCGCACCAAGCGGCGCGAAGATCGGTCCGAGGACACCGACCAGGACGACCCGTCCGTGTTTCCACTGGCCATCCCGCTCATCGCCGGACCGGGCGCCATCGCATCCGTCATCCTGCTCACGGGCCAGAAACCGGGGGTCGAGGGGCTGGCTCTCGTCCTCGCCATCACTGCCCTCGTGCTGGGGGTCTGCCTGATCCTGTTCCTCGCCTCAAGCCTGCTGGAACGCGCCTTGGGCAAGACCGGGATCACCGTCGTAACCCGCCTTCTCGGCATGCTGCTTGCGGCCCTGTCGGTACAGTTCGTTCTGGACGGTTTGCGCAATTTCGGACTGATGCCGGGCTGA
- a CDS encoding ABC-F family ATP-binding cassette domain-containing protein, with protein sequence MLRISDITYAIAGRPLFEGASAVIPEGHKVGLVGRNGTGKTTLFRLIYGELALESGDISLPSGARIGGVAQEVPASDTSLLDTVLAADTERAELLADQSQDPERIAEIQTRLADIDAWSAEARAATILKGLGFDDADQLKPCADFSGGWRMRVALAAVLFAQPDLLLLDEPTNYLDLEGALWLESYLAKYPHTVVIISHDRGLLNRAVGAILHLEDRKLTYYQGPYDQFARQRAEKLAVAAAQAKKQEARRAHLQSYVDRFRYKADKARQAQSRLKALSKMQPITTPQEAGLKRFDFPNPEELSPPIIHLDGSSTGYGDTTVLSKLNLRIDQDDRIALLGKNGQGKSTLSKLLSDRLPSMTGKMTKSSKLRIGYFAQHQVDELHVDETPLDHLRRERPGESPAKWRARLSGFGLMADQADTVVGKLSGGQKARLSLLLATLDAPHMLILDEPTNHLDIESREALVEALTNYTGAVILVSHDMHLLELVADRLWLVSHGTVKPFEDDLEAYRKQLLSDGKPPKTRKPDAPKAKKPSRDAILALRSEVRKSEARVEKLNQMRDKLAGKLADPMLYEDENISEMEVWQRKYAEVMDALDRAESLWMQDLEKLETAERA encoded by the coding sequence ATGCTGCGCATTTCTGACATCACCTACGCCATCGCGGGTCGCCCTCTGTTCGAAGGGGCGAGCGCCGTCATTCCCGAAGGCCACAAGGTCGGCCTCGTGGGCCGCAACGGCACGGGCAAGACCACGCTCTTTCGCTTGATCTATGGCGAACTGGCCCTGGAATCAGGCGACATCTCCCTGCCCTCCGGCGCGCGGATCGGCGGCGTGGCGCAAGAGGTTCCGGCCTCCGACACGTCCCTGCTCGACACGGTTCTGGCGGCGGACACCGAACGCGCAGAATTGCTTGCGGATCAAAGCCAGGACCCCGAACGCATTGCCGAAATCCAGACCCGCCTGGCCGATATCGACGCCTGGTCGGCCGAGGCGCGGGCCGCCACGATCCTCAAGGGCCTCGGGTTCGACGACGCCGACCAGCTCAAACCCTGCGCCGACTTCTCGGGCGGCTGGCGCATGCGCGTGGCCCTTGCCGCCGTGCTCTTTGCCCAGCCCGACCTGCTGCTGCTCGATGAGCCCACCAACTACCTCGACCTCGAAGGGGCGCTCTGGCTCGAATCCTACCTCGCAAAATACCCCCACACGGTCGTCATCATCAGCCACGACCGCGGCCTGTTGAACCGGGCGGTCGGCGCGATCCTGCACCTCGAAGACCGCAAGCTGACCTATTACCAGGGGCCCTACGACCAGTTCGCGCGCCAACGCGCCGAAAAGCTGGCCGTCGCCGCCGCCCAGGCCAAAAAGCAAGAGGCGCGCCGCGCCCACCTGCAATCCTATGTGGACCGCTTCCGCTACAAGGCGGACAAGGCGCGCCAGGCGCAATCCCGGCTCAAGGCGCTGTCGAAAATGCAGCCCATCACGACCCCGCAAGAGGCGGGGCTGAAACGGTTCGACTTTCCCAACCCCGAAGAACTGTCGCCGCCCATCATCCACCTCGACGGCTCCAGCACCGGCTATGGCGACACGACCGTGCTGTCCAAACTGAACCTGCGCATCGACCAGGACGACCGCATCGCGCTGCTGGGCAAGAACGGCCAGGGCAAGTCCACTCTGTCGAAGCTGCTGTCGGACCGCTTGCCCTCGATGACAGGCAAGATGACCAAATCCTCCAAGCTGCGCATCGGCTACTTCGCCCAGCACCAGGTGGATGAACTGCACGTGGACGAAACCCCGCTCGACCACCTGCGCCGCGAACGGCCCGGCGAAAGCCCCGCCAAATGGCGCGCGCGGCTGTCGGGCTTCGGGCTCATGGCGGACCAGGCGGACACGGTCGTGGGCAAACTCTCCGGCGGGCAAAAAGCGCGCCTGTCGCTCTTGCTGGCCACACTCGACGCCCCGCATATGCTGATCCTGGACGAGCCCACCAACCACCTCGATATTGAGTCCCGCGAGGCGCTTGTCGAAGCGCTCACCAACTACACCGGCGCCGTGATCCTTGTCAGCCACGACATGCACCTCCTGGAACTGGTGGCCGACCGGCTGTGGCTGGTGTCGCACGGCACGGTCAAGCCGTTCGAAGACGATCTCGAAGCCTACCGCAAACAGCTCCTGAGCGACGGCAAGCCGCCGAAGACCCGAAAACCCGATGCGCCCAAAGCAAAAAAACCCAGCCGCGATGCGATCCTGGCCTTGCGCTCCGAAGTGCGCAAGTCCGAGGCACGCGTGGAAAAGCTGAACCAGATGCGCGACAAGCTGGCGGGCAAACTCGCCGACCCCATGCTTTACGAAGATGAAAACATCTCGGAAATGGAGGTTTGGCAACGCAAATACGCCGAGGTCATGGACGCACTGGACCGGGCCGAAAGCCTCTGGATGCAAGACCTCGAAAAACTGGAAACCGCCGAACGGGCCTGA
- a CDS encoding multidrug effflux MFS transporter: MTKAPPHLVTLVLLTALSVLTLNMFLPALPAMREAFGVSEAVMGRSISLYMLAAAVLQVLIGPLSDRVGRRPVILGLLVVYGLASVLCLLAQDITLFLIARTGQAVAVGGGILASAVVRDMYQGRVAAAKLSLIASAMAVAPMLAPMVGGLLETAFGWRSVFVVYAALGAGLLLWCLRDLGETHGTRQGQRLQFAALLQSRLFWAYVGLQALGVGTFYMFLTGAPFVAAGVFGLSPAQIGIGLGSTTAGFLVGAGVSARLVERVGPMRLILLGRMVPIAGLGAALTYYSGGGALVWPLFLSTVTIGIGNGLSLANANAGALSVRPDLAGSASGVSGAVGLGLGAGLSWLTTAVLGGRATPEGLLMLMLVTLVLALGAALAAARWEQGETGLSKPKTP, from the coding sequence ATGACCAAGGCCCCGCCCCATCTTGTGACCCTCGTTTTGCTGACAGCGCTGAGTGTGCTGACGCTGAACATGTTCCTGCCTGCGCTGCCCGCGATGCGCGAAGCCTTTGGCGTGTCCGAAGCCGTTATGGGGCGGTCGATCTCGCTTTACATGCTGGCGGCTGCCGTGTTGCAGGTGCTGATCGGGCCGCTGTCGGACCGGGTGGGGCGGCGGCCTGTGATCCTGGGGCTTCTGGTCGTCTATGGGCTGGCGTCGGTGCTGTGTCTGCTGGCGCAGGACATCACGCTGTTTCTGATTGCGCGGACGGGGCAGGCGGTTGCGGTGGGCGGGGGCATCCTCGCCTCCGCCGTGGTGCGGGATATGTATCAGGGGCGGGTGGCGGCGGCCAAACTGTCGCTGATTGCGTCGGCCATGGCGGTGGCGCCAATGCTTGCGCCGATGGTCGGTGGGCTGCTTGAGACGGCGTTTGGCTGGCGGTCGGTGTTCGTGGTTTATGCGGCTCTTGGCGCGGGGTTGCTGTTGTGGTGCCTGCGGGATCTGGGCGAGACGCATGGCACCCGGCAGGGCCAGCGGTTGCAGTTTGCCGCACTGCTGCAATCGCGCCTCTTCTGGGCCTATGTCGGCCTCCAAGCCCTTGGGGTTGGGACGTTTTACATGTTCCTGACCGGGGCGCCTTTCGTCGCGGCGGGGGTGTTCGGGCTGAGCCCGGCGCAGATCGGGATCGGGCTTGGGTCCACCACGGCAGGCTTTCTGGTCGGGGCCGGGGTGTCCGCGCGGCTGGTGGAGCGGGTGGGGCCGATGCGCCTGATCCTGCTGGGGCGGATGGTGCCGATTGCGGGGCTGGGTGCGGCCTTGACCTACTATTCCGGCGGCGGCGCGCTGGTCTGGCCGCTGTTTCTGAGTACGGTGACCATCGGCATCGGCAATGGGTTGTCGCTGGCCAATGCCAATGCGGGCGCGCTGTCGGTGCGGCCGGATCTGGCGGGCAGTGCGTCGGGGGTCAGCGGGGCGGTGGGCCTGGGTCTGGGCGCTGGTCTGAGCTGGCTCACAACGGCTGTGCTGGGCGGGCGGGCGACACCCGAAGGGCTTCTGATGCTCATGCTGGTGACCTTGGTTCTGGCCCTTGGCGCAGCCCTTGCCGCAGCCCGGTGGGAGCAGGGCGAGACAGGGCTTTCCAAGCCGAAAACCCCATGA
- the ndk gene encoding nucleoside-diphosphate kinase, with amino-acid sequence MALERTFSIIKPDATRRNLTGAINAKFEEAGLRIVAQKRIHLTKAQAGVFYAVHAERPFYDELCEFMASAPIVAQVLEGEGAIAKNREVMGATNPADAAPGTIRAEFAESVGENSVHGSDAPETAAVEIAYFFSGLELVG; translated from the coding sequence ATGGCCCTTGAGCGCACCTTTTCCATCATCAAACCCGATGCAACACGCCGCAACCTGACGGGCGCGATCAACGCCAAGTTCGAAGAGGCGGGCCTGCGCATCGTTGCGCAAAAGCGCATCCACCTGACCAAGGCGCAAGCGGGTGTGTTCTATGCCGTGCATGCCGAGCGTCCGTTCTATGACGAGCTGTGCGAATTCATGGCGTCGGCCCCGATCGTGGCGCAGGTTCTGGAAGGCGAGGGCGCCATTGCCAAGAACCGTGAAGTGATGGGTGCGACCAACCCGGCTGATGCCGCCCCCGGCACGATCCGCGCCGAATTTGCGGAGAGCGTGGGCGAGAATTCGGTCCACGGTTCGGACGCGCCGGAGACGGCTGCGGTTGAGATCGCTTACTTCTTCTCGGGGCTGGAGCTGGTGGGCTAA
- a CDS encoding DUF4112 domain-containing protein: protein MPDCTDQIEHLDRIARTMDRAVRLPIVGVHVGWDSILGLIPGIGDALTLGPAGYIVVQAHRMGTPGALKARMLGNIGIDALIGSIPLVGDLFDIGWKANTRNVALLRKHFESEQDDAPNGAVTSS, encoded by the coding sequence ATGCCTGATTGCACCGATCAGATTGAGCATCTCGACCGCATCGCCCGGACCATGGACCGGGCGGTGCGGTTGCCCATTGTCGGGGTCCATGTCGGCTGGGACAGCATCCTTGGCCTGATCCCCGGCATCGGCGACGCGCTGACCCTTGGCCCCGCAGGCTATATCGTGGTGCAGGCGCACAGGATGGGCACGCCCGGTGCCCTGAAGGCGCGGATGCTGGGCAACATCGGCATCGACGCCCTGATCGGGTCGATCCCGCTGGTCGGTGACCTCTTCGACATCGGCTGGAAGGCGAACACGCGCAACGTGGCGTTGCTGCGCAAGCATTTCGAGAGCGAGCAGGACGATGCACCGAACGGTGCAGTCACATCCTCTTAA
- a CDS encoding YqaE/Pmp3 family membrane protein, whose translation MDLIRIILAVILPPLGVFLQVGIGKHFWINILLTLLGYIPGIVHAVWVIARTPEHA comes from the coding sequence ATGGACCTCATCCGCATCATCCTCGCCGTCATTCTGCCCCCGCTGGGCGTGTTCCTGCAGGTGGGCATCGGCAAACATTTCTGGATCAACATCCTGCTGACCCTGCTGGGCTACATCCCCGGCATCGTCCACGCCGTCTGGGTCATCGCCCGCACGCCCGAACATGCCTGA
- a CDS encoding TfoX/Sxy family protein: MSDPVSSIRNLGPAMDAACAKAGIPDADTLRSLGADEAYARLLRSGMRPHFIGYYVLVMGLQGRPWNDCKGEEKKALRKRFDTIKAQAFDKDLSAFERTLNEIGVIAKP, from the coding sequence ATGAGCGACCCGGTCTCCTCCATCCGCAACCTTGGCCCGGCCATGGATGCCGCCTGTGCCAAGGCTGGCATTCCAGACGCCGACACATTGCGCAGCCTCGGTGCGGACGAGGCCTACGCCCGCCTCCTGCGCTCCGGCATGCGCCCCCATTTCATCGGCTACTACGTGCTGGTCATGGGCCTTCAGGGGCGCCCCTGGAATGACTGCAAGGGCGAAGAGAAAAAGGCCCTGCGCAAGCGCTTCGATACGATCAAGGCGCAGGCCTTCGACAAGGACCTCAGCGCCTTCGAACGCACCCTGAACGAGATTGGCGTGATCGCCAAACCCTGA
- a CDS encoding GNAT family N-acetyltransferase, giving the protein MITRDGTVDDVPQMSAFLKDLTAAGKRISPDDPDFVRENYILGTDKIRLTVADDNGTILGFQSLKRAQPGNTWGVAPGWGIIGTHIRPSAARRGVGRALFDVTLEGARAAGLTSIDASIGATNPEGQAYYDAMGFRTYRTPDGLVCKRYDL; this is encoded by the coding sequence ATGATCACACGCGACGGCACAGTCGACGACGTCCCGCAAATGAGCGCATTCCTCAAGGACCTCACAGCCGCCGGAAAACGCATCAGCCCCGATGACCCGGATTTCGTGCGCGAAAACTACATTCTGGGCACGGACAAGATCCGCCTGACCGTCGCCGACGACAACGGCACGATCCTCGGCTTTCAATCCCTGAAACGGGCACAGCCCGGCAACACATGGGGGGTGGCGCCCGGTTGGGGCATCATCGGCACCCATATCCGCCCCTCGGCCGCCCGGCGCGGCGTCGGGCGCGCGCTCTTCGACGTCACACTTGAGGGCGCGCGCGCCGCGGGGCTCACGTCCATCGACGCCTCCATCGGCGCCACGAACCCCGAAGGACAGGCCTATTACGACGCGATGGGCTTTCGCACCTACCGCACGCCCGACGGCTTGGTCTGCAAACGTTACGACCTCTAG
- a CDS encoding aminotransferase class IV, producing MTEHPVSTHDAAADDRNEDILIYVDGQIVPRAQAVVSVYDSGFMLGDGIWEGLRLYDGHIPFFDDHLDRLFEAAVYTEIEIGLDRDGLKAAVWKTLQANGMETDVHVRLMVTRGRKAKPFQHPHLSLWGSTIVIIAEHSKPDDSVVARGIRLHTVPHHRGLPLTQDAKLNSHSKLNCIIALNHAVRAGADEALMLDPFGFVNTTNACNFFVVKKGAVWTSTGDYCMNGITRQKVIDLCRAEGIPVFERNFSLVDTYAADEAFLTGTFGAQTPVFEIDGRVIGGGVAGPVFRRLRAAYKALIKASREG from the coding sequence ATGACCGAACACCCTGTGTCCACCCATGATGCTGCGGCCGACGACCGTAATGAGGACATTCTGATCTATGTGGACGGCCAGATCGTGCCGCGCGCGCAGGCGGTCGTATCGGTCTATGACAGCGGGTTCATGCTGGGCGATGGGATCTGGGAGGGCTTGCGCCTTTATGACGGGCATATCCCGTTTTTTGACGACCATCTGGATCGGCTGTTTGAGGCGGCGGTCTATACCGAGATTGAGATCGGTCTGGACCGCGACGGGCTGAAGGCGGCGGTGTGGAAAACGTTGCAGGCCAATGGGATGGAAACGGATGTTCATGTGCGTCTGATGGTGACGCGGGGGCGCAAGGCCAAGCCGTTCCAGCACCCGCATCTGAGCCTGTGGGGGTCCACCATCGTCATCATTGCCGAGCATTCGAAACCGGATGACAGCGTGGTCGCGCGTGGGATCAGGTTGCACACGGTGCCGCATCATCGCGGCCTCCCGCTGACGCAGGATGCCAAGCTGAACTCGCATTCCAAGCTGAACTGCATCATCGCGCTGAACCATGCCGTGCGCGCCGGGGCGGACGAGGCGCTGATGCTGGACCCGTTCGGATTTGTGAACACGACCAATGCCTGCAACTTCTTTGTGGTGAAGAAGGGGGCGGTTTGGACCTCGACCGGGGATTATTGCATGAACGGGATCACCCGTCAGAAGGTGATTGATCTGTGCCGGGCCGAGGGGATCCCGGTGTTCGAGCGGAATTTTTCGCTGGTCGACACCTACGCGGCGGACGAGGCGTTTCTGACCGGCACCTTTGGGGCGCAGACGCCGGTGTTCGAGATTGACGGGCGGGTGATTGGCGGCGGTGTGGCGGGGCCGGTGTTTCGGCGGCTGCGCGCGGCCTACAAGGCGCTGATCAAGGCCAGCCGGGAGGGTTAA
- a CDS encoding HlyD family type I secretion periplasmic adaptor subunit translates to MTDLPRPIPDRSPTLQLTVLAMVSLFVACVVGAYVFRVEVVATGEGRIVPATRVQIVQPEFTGIIEALLVRNGQTVAQGDPLVRFDATEAQAQLSGLTARKDQLVVEAVRLNALLALFEMLGTHAQDMTALRDQALATFDGAPDARDNPLAAVERQLLRAELDQLTNAEAEHAARIAAFDADLEVLAAQLEGVRERIDIQEQRMVATQELVDREAASRARLLDTEEDLGSLRNAQVVLQRQRAAAMRNARVAQQSYQSANATRTADIATRLSAIAVETATLDEDLRAARRRVSTTTLTAPTDGIVDRLEVHTIGGVVEGGAPLMRIVPTGSALEIQARFSNRDVGFMAVGQQANIRLHPYPSERFGVLVGTVSDISADSIEFATDEWGYQAIIVPATPDLIHAGRSYALRPGMTASIDVTTNDRRILSYFFAPIIATLQGALRER, encoded by the coding sequence ATGACCGACCTGCCCCGCCCCATCCCGGACCGCTCGCCGACCCTGCAACTGACGGTCCTGGCCATGGTGTCACTGTTCGTGGCCTGTGTCGTCGGCGCCTATGTCTTTCGGGTCGAGGTCGTGGCCACGGGTGAAGGCCGCATTGTCCCCGCCACCCGCGTCCAGATCGTGCAGCCCGAATTCACCGGCATCATCGAGGCGCTGCTCGTGCGCAACGGCCAAACCGTGGCGCAGGGCGACCCGCTCGTGCGTTTCGACGCCACCGAGGCGCAGGCCCAGTTAAGCGGGCTGACCGCGCGCAAGGACCAGCTGGTGGTCGAGGCGGTCCGCCTCAACGCGCTGCTCGCGCTGTTCGAGATGCTGGGGACACACGCACAGGACATGACCGCACTGCGCGACCAGGCTCTGGCGACGTTCGATGGCGCTCCGGACGCACGGGACAACCCGCTCGCGGCGGTCGAGCGGCAGTTGCTGCGGGCCGAATTGGACCAGCTGACCAACGCAGAGGCCGAACATGCCGCCCGGATCGCCGCCTTTGACGCCGATCTCGAGGTGCTCGCGGCGCAGCTGGAAGGCGTTCGGGAGCGCATCGACATCCAGGAGCAACGCATGGTCGCCACCCAAGAGCTGGTGGACCGCGAGGCGGCCTCCCGCGCGCGGCTTCTGGACACCGAAGAGGATCTGGGCAGCCTGCGCAATGCGCAGGTGGTCCTGCAAAGGCAGCGCGCGGCAGCCATGCGCAACGCGCGCGTCGCGCAGCAGAGCTATCAAAGCGCCAACGCCACCCGCACCGCCGACATTGCAACCCGGCTGTCGGCCATCGCGGTCGAGACGGCAACCCTGGACGAAGACCTGCGCGCCGCGCGGCGCCGCGTGTCCACGACCACCCTGACCGCGCCCACCGACGGCATCGTCGACCGGCTCGAGGTCCACACCATCGGCGGCGTGGTCGAGGGCGGCGCGCCCCTGATGCGGATCGTCCCGACCGGCTCCGCGCTCGAAATCCAGGCGCGGTTTTCAAACCGCGACGTAGGGTTCATGGCTGTGGGCCAGCAGGCAAACATCCGGCTGCACCCGTATCCGTCCGAACGCTTCGGCGTGCTGGTGGGCACAGTCAGCGACATTTCCGCGGATTCGATCGAGTTTGCCACGGACGAATGGGGCTATCAGGCCATCATCGTGCCCGCCACACCCGACCTGATCCACGCCGGGCGCAGCTACGCCCTGCGTCCCGGCATGACCGCCTCCATCGACGTGACCACCAACGACAGACGCATCCTCAGCTATTTCTTCGCCCCGATCATCGCCACGCTGCAAGGTGCGCTGCGCGAGCGTTAA
- a CDS encoding peptidase domain-containing ABC transporter, with translation MTTPPAQADERREIRIGWFTPTLGKHLHLYVELVILAICVRLVTLVEPFIFQVVIDRILPFQREASLTVVAIVFLAAAAFQILFEVLATILGTLAAMRILKELAHKLYHHLFSLPFAFFRKWQVGETIARTQEINTIQNFLLDSTTSLFLDVLFIFIYIFVLFSLSPTLTMVILLALPVQIAIYAIFGPLLRRRLRVQFDMSARHQSRLVESLSGIAAFKALGAERHLTAELDRTLAHKLAAAFRVQMLSLANGKMLVGIEKLITILIIYLGAGLVFEGEMTLGELVAFHLLAARVTGPIENFSAFWEAWQNLRVSRLRLGDIVNQDTEPFDQNPALPAGITPSLHFDDVHFAYGDGAPVLDGFSLAVAPGSFALITGPSGSGKSTFGRLAAGLEKPTAGTIRLGGHDIADFDPHDVRKHVAYVPQESYLFSGTLRDNLVISNPDASDAALWEALERADAGFVRHLAGGLDTPVEEGGKSLSGGQRQRLTLARAFVANPNVLILDEPTSALDDVARRNVIAGLNAMAGDTTIIVITHAPDTFDRADAVITFGDAA, from the coding sequence ATGACGACACCCCCCGCACAGGCAGATGAACGGCGCGAGATCAGGATCGGCTGGTTCACACCGACGCTGGGCAAACACCTGCATCTTTATGTGGAACTGGTGATCCTGGCGATCTGCGTGCGGCTTGTCACGCTGGTCGAACCGTTCATCTTCCAGGTGGTCATCGACCGGATCCTGCCCTTCCAACGCGAGGCATCGCTGACGGTCGTCGCAATCGTCTTTCTGGCCGCCGCCGCCTTCCAGATCCTGTTCGAGGTGCTGGCCACGATCCTGGGCACCCTCGCGGCCATGCGTATCCTCAAGGAACTGGCGCACAAGCTCTACCACCACCTCTTCAGCCTGCCCTTTGCGTTCTTCCGCAAATGGCAGGTCGGCGAAACCATCGCCCGCACGCAAGAGATCAACACGATCCAGAACTTCCTGCTGGATTCCACCACATCACTGTTTCTCGATGTGCTGTTCATCTTCATCTACATCTTCGTGCTCTTCAGCCTGTCGCCCACGCTGACCATGGTCATCCTGCTGGCCCTCCCGGTGCAGATCGCGATCTACGCGATCTTTGGGCCGCTCCTGCGGCGGCGCTTGCGGGTGCAGTTCGACATGTCCGCACGCCACCAGTCGCGGCTGGTCGAAAGCCTGTCGGGCATCGCCGCATTCAAGGCGCTGGGCGCCGAACGCCACCTCACGGCAGAACTGGACCGCACGCTGGCGCACAAGCTGGCCGCCGCGTTCCGAGTGCAGATGCTCAGCCTCGCCAACGGCAAGATGCTGGTGGGGATCGAAAAGCTGATCACCATCCTGATTATCTACCTCGGCGCCGGGCTGGTGTTCGAGGGCGAGATGACGCTGGGCGAACTGGTGGCCTTTCACCTCTTGGCCGCGCGCGTGACCGGCCCGATTGAAAACTTTTCGGCCTTCTGGGAAGCCTGGCAAAACCTGCGCGTGTCGCGCTTGCGCCTCGGCGATATCGTCAATCAGGACACCGAACCCTTCGACCAGAACCCGGCCCTGCCCGCCGGGATCACACCCTCACTGCACTTCGACGACGTGCACTTTGCCTATGGCGACGGCGCGCCGGTGCTGGACGGGTTTTCGCTGGCGGTGGCACCCGGCTCCTTCGCGCTGATCACCGGCCCGTCCGGCAGCGGCAAAAGCACCTTTGGCCGCCTTGCCGCTGGGCTGGAAAAACCGACCGCGGGAACGATCCGGCTGGGTGGGCACGACATCGCCGACTTTGATCCCCATGATGTGCGCAAGCATGTCGCCTATGTGCCGCAGGAATCCTACCTGTTCTCGGGCACCTTGCGCGACAACCTTGTCATTTCGAACCCGGACGCCAGCGATGCCGCACTTTGGGAGGCGCTGGAGCGGGCCGATGCGGGCTTTGTGCGGCACCTGGCGGGGGGGCTCGACACCCCTGTCGAAGAGGGCGGCAAATCACTCTCGGGCGGGCAACGACAGCGCCTGACGCTGGCCCGCGCCTTTGTTGCCAATCCGAACGTGCTGATCCTGGACGAACCGACCAGCGCGCTTGATGACGTCGCACGCCGCAACGTGATTGCGGGGCTGAATGCGATGGCGGGCGACACCACGATCATCGTGATCACCCACGCGCCGGACACGTTCGACAGGGCCGATGCGGTCATCACCTTCGGCGACGCCGCATGA